AGCGGATCTCGCCGCCGTGGTACTGCGCCACCAGCCGGGCCACGTGCAGGCCGATGCCCAGGTGGGGCGCGTCACCGGCGCCGCCGCCCGCCTCGGGCGGGCGCTCCGAGGCAAAGGGCTCGAACAGCCGCGCCGAGCGGCCCGCCTCGATGGTCGGGCCCTGGTTGCACACGCGCAGCCGCACCTGGGTGTTGGGGACCGGCCCCTGCGCCAGGGCCTCGACGACGATGGCGGTGCCCGGCGTGGCGAAGTCGCAGGCGTTGGACAGCAGCTTGTCCACCATCTGCGCGGCCCACTCCGGGTGGCCGCACACCGGCAGCGGCTGGCTGGCCACGCGCATCTCGAAGATGCGGTCCGGGCGGGCACAGGCAAAGGCGTCCACGTAGTCGCGCAGGAAGGCCGCCAGGTCGTAGTGGATGCGCGGCGTGCGCACCAGCTGCGCGTCCAGCTGCGAGGCCTCGCTCATCGACGACAGCACCAGGTTGATGCGCTCGATGCCGCGCTGGGCGCGGTCGAAGTACACCGTCTGCGCGGGCGAGGCCTGCTGCTCGTCCAGGTTCTCCAGCGAGGCGCGGATCATCGTCAGCGGCGTGCGCAGCTCGTGCGTGAGCAGGCGGGCGAACTTCTGCAGGTGCTCGCGCTGCGCGTCCAGGCGCAGCAGCAGGCGCACGATGCTGCGCGACAGCTCGCCGATCTCGTCGCGGCGCGGGTCCTCGGGCAGCGCCGCGCGCTGCAGCCGGCCCCGTTCGTCGTGCGCCTGCTCGGTGCCGCGCTGCAGCAGCAGGATGCGCCGCGCCAGCCGCCCGGCGTACCAGACGAACGCGCCTCCAATCAGGCCGAAGCCCAGCAGCGTCGTCAGCAGCAGGCGCTCGCGCAGGTGCTGCGCCACGCGCCCCGTCAGCTCGTCGCCCTGTTCGACCAGCAGCACGCCGGCGACCTCGCCGTTGGCCGACCAGATCGGCGCAGCCACCGCGTAAGCCGCCGGGGCCGCGCCCTCACCGCGGCCACCCGGCGCACGCAGGCCGATGCTGCCCTGGCGGGCGGCGTGCACCACATCGTCGATCAGCGGCGCGCTGGCCCGCTCGGCATCGGCCAGCGCAGGCGAGCGCCGCTGCAGCAGCGGGTGCAGCCCCTGCAGCGCGAGGCGGTCCAGCCAGTCCGGCGCGCGGGCCTCATCGCCACTGCTGCCGTTGCCGCCCGTGTCGGCCATGAACAGCGGATCCTTGTGCACCAGGCTGCCCCAGCGCTGCAGCACCTGCAGGTCGCCGCCCAGCCACCAGACCTGGTAGCCGCTGCGCTCGATCTGCGCCTGCGGCAGCGGCGAGCCCACCGCGTCGGCCCGGCGGCCCTGCAGCGCCGCGGCGTAGGCCGGCGCGACCCCCAGCAGCGTGGCTTTCTGCGCCTCCTGCAGGGTCTGGTGCAGCTCGCCGACGTAGCGCTCGTGCAGCAGCGGCAGCAGCAGCAGCCCACCCAGCGCCAGTGCCAGCCACTGCAGGCGCAGGCCGGGGCGCCAGCGGTTCAGGCCCGGCCGCCAGCGGCGCGCAGCGCTCATCGCTGCGCCGCGCCGTTCCAGCGATAGCCCTTGCCGTAGACGGTGTCGATCATCGAGAAGGTCGCATCCGCCGCCTCGAACTTGGCGCGGATGCGCTTGATGTGCGAGGTCATCGTGTTGGGCTCGACGTAGATGCCGGCCGACTTCATCAGCTGCTCACGGTCCTTGATGTGGCCGACGTGGCGGGTCAGCGCCCGCACGATCTCGAACTCGGTGACCGACAGGTCCACCAACCGCCCGGCCCAGCGCGCCTCGAAACGCTCGGGGTGCAGCCGCAGCGCGCCCACCTCGACCTCCTCCTCGCCGCCCGCCGCCTGCTGCAGCGCCTCCTGGCGGCGAAACAGCGCCGCCACCCGCGCCAGCAGGTGCCGCAGCGTGATGTGCGCCTTCACCAGGTAGTCATCCGCGCCCAGCCGCAGCCCGGAGATGATGTCCAGCTCGCTGTCGTAGTTGGTCAGGAAGATGATCGGCAGCGTGGCCGAGCGCGCGCGCAGCGCCCGGCACAGCTCCATGCCGCCCTCGGCATCGGGCGGCAGGTGGATGTCCAGCAGCGCCAGGTCCGGCAGCGTGCGGGCAAAGGCCGCCAGCGCCTCGGCCCGGTTCGTATACCCCTCCACCAGGTAGCCGGCGCGCCGGAAGGCATCGGCATAGTTGTCGCGGATGTCCTGTTCGTCCTCGACGATGGCGATGGTCCTGGCGGGCATGGTGGCGGCTGCAGCAGCGGTGGCAGATCGTTTCGGGCCATGCTAGCAGCCACCCACCGGCACCACAGCCCCGCCGCAGTGGTTTGCCGCACCCGGCCATGACCGGACGATGAATCGCCACGATTCATCATGATTGGCCACCGATCGTCACCACACCCGCACGCGCCGCCGGCCACCGAGGCGCCGTCGCTGAGAAAATCGTCACACTTCGGGCGACAGGAGGGGCGGGGATGGTCGGCAGGCAGCACAGGCACTCGGGCCGATGCAGGACCGCAGGGGTCGGCATGGCACTCCTCGCCTGTACGGTGGCGCTGACACCGGGCTGGGCCGCCACGCCAGGGGCCGCGGCCCCGACGGCCACACCAGCCAAGTCAGCCACAACGGCTGCACCGCCCGCCGTCCAACTCGAACGGGCCGTCGGCGAGGCTCGCCAGCACCTGGCGCTCGACCGCCCCGAGGCCGTGGCCGCCGCCCTGGAGCCGTTGCTGAAATCGCCGAATGTGGGTGCAGCGCCTGCCGAGGCCTTGCTGCGCGCGCAGGCCTGGGAGCTGCTCGCCACCGGGCAGGAGCGCTGTGGCCGCTTCGATGCGGCCCACACCGCGCACCGCCAGGCCGTGGCCGCCTTCACCACCGCCGTGGGCGCGCAGGACCGCCGCACGCTCGATGCCCGCCGGCTGCTGGCCCTGTCGCTGCGTGACGTGCAGCGCGAGGACGAGGCCGAGCGCCACTTCCGCCAGGTGCTGGCCGACCGGCTGCGTGCCCAGCCGGTGGACGCTGCGGCGGCAGCCACCGACCACCGCCTGCTGGTGGAGCACTTCCTGCAGCCGCGCTGGCGCCTGGCCGAGGCAGAGAGCGTGCTCCAGCAGGCCATCGCCTGGCGCCGCCAGGTGCCAGGCTTTCGCGAAGAGCAGCTGGTGGCCGAGTGGGTGACGCTCGCCGGCCTGCAGCTGAACCAGGGCCGGCCCAGCGACGCCGAATCGGTGCTGCTGCGGCTGCTCGAACGCGCCCAGGCCGACCCGGCCGCCATGCCGGACAGCGAACGCCTGCGCGCCCACGTGCTGCTGGGCCGCGTGCAGATGCGCCAGGGGCGCTACACCCTTGCAGAGCAGGCGCTGCGCCAGGCGGTGGATCAGTTCGAGCGGACCCGCCTCGGCAGCCGCGTGGCCGATCTGCACGGCGCACCGCTGCAGCTGGCCGAGGCGCTGGCCCACCAGGAGCGTCTGCCGGAGGCCGAGAAGCTGCTGAGGATCGAGTTGCAGCGGCTGTCGGGCCAGGTGCGCGGCGAGTTCCATCCGCGCCTGTGGCCGGTGCAGCGCCGCCTGGGCCTCCTGCTGATCGACCTGGAACGCGGCTCCGAAGCCGAAGCACTGCTGCGCCAGGTGGCTGCGGCCACCACCCGCCTGCGCAGCCCCCGGCACCCGGAGACCGCCCTGGCCGAGGCCGACTTGGCGAGCGCGCTGAGCGACCTGCAGCGCTATGGCGACAGTGAACGGCTGCTGAAGCGCGCGCTGCAGTCGCTGTCACAGACCGTGGGGCCTGTGAGCGAGCCGGTCTCGCGCCTGCGGGTGCAGCTGGCCAACATGTACCTGGAGTGGGGCCGCTTCGGGGCGGCCGCGAGCACCTTCCGCGCCGAACTACAGGCCGTTCAGGCCCGGCTCGGGCCCCGTCACCCGGAGGTGGCAACCACCCAGTCCCAGCTGGCCATTGCCTTGATGCGCCAGGGCCGGCTGGCCGATGCGGCGGTGCTGTTGCGCCAGGCGCTGGTGATCCGTGAGGCCCAGCAGCCCCCCGTACCGGCGCAGGTGGCCGAGACGCTCGGCTGGCTGGGGCAGGTCTACATGGATGCCGATGACCTCGCACGCGCCGAGGAGATCCTGCAGCGTGCCCTGGCCCTGCGGCGGCAACTGGCGACCCACCGCCATGACGCGGCGGTGCTCACGGTGCAGGGCCACCTGGCCGGCGTCTGGAGCCTGTCCGGCAAGCTCGACGCCTCGGAGGCGATGCTGCGCGAGGCCATTGCCAGCGCCGAGGCCTTGAACCCGACCGACCCGTTTCGGATCCCCAACCTGCTGGTCGGCCAGGCCGGCAACCTGCGCCGCAAGGGGGATTTCGCAGGCGCGCGGGCCCTGGTGGAACGGGCGCTGCAGGTGCGCCAGCAGGCGCTCGGCACGGAGTCCGGCCAGACGGCCATCGTCGAGACCGCCCTCGCCCGGATCCTGACCGCGATGGGCCAGCCCCAGGAGGCGCGCGCGCGGCTCGGCCACGCCATCGCGGTCTTCGACCGCAGCGACGACCTGCGCGAGACCCCGTTCATGGCGCGTGCCCGCCTGCGCCTGGCCGAGGCGCTGCGCGCCGAGGGTCGCCCGGCCGAAGCCAGGAAGGAGGCAGCCACCGCCCTGCGCCTGTTCGAACGCGCCTACGGCCCCCGCCACGACGACAGCAACGAAGCCCGCAAACTACAACCACCTGGGC
The Sphaerotilus microaerophilus DNA segment above includes these coding regions:
- a CDS encoding ATP-binding protein, whose translation is MSAARRWRPGLNRWRPGLRLQWLALALGGLLLLPLLHERYVGELHQTLQEAQKATLLGVAPAYAAALQGRRADAVGSPLPQAQIERSGYQVWWLGGDLQVLQRWGSLVHKDPLFMADTGGNGSSGDEARAPDWLDRLALQGLHPLLQRRSPALADAERASAPLIDDVVHAARQGSIGLRAPGGRGEGAAPAAYAVAAPIWSANGEVAGVLLVEQGDELTGRVAQHLRERLLLTTLLGFGLIGGAFVWYAGRLARRILLLQRGTEQAHDERGRLQRAALPEDPRRDEIGELSRSIVRLLLRLDAQREHLQKFARLLTHELRTPLTMIRASLENLDEQQASPAQTVYFDRAQRGIERINLVLSSMSEASQLDAQLVRTPRIHYDLAAFLRDYVDAFACARPDRIFEMRVASQPLPVCGHPEWAAQMVDKLLSNACDFATPGTAIVVEALAQGPVPNTQVRLRVCNQGPTIEAGRSARLFEPFASERPPEAGGGAGDAPHLGIGLHVARLVAQYHGGEIRCVDRDDGAGVVFEITLPRSAQAG
- a CDS encoding response regulator; this encodes MPARTIAIVEDEQDIRDNYADAFRRAGYLVEGYTNRAEALAAFARTLPDLALLDIHLPPDAEGGMELCRALRARSATLPIIFLTNYDSELDIISGLRLGADDYLVKAHITLRHLLARVAALFRRQEALQQAAGGEEEVEVGALRLHPERFEARWAGRLVDLSVTEFEIVRALTRHVGHIKDREQLMKSAGIYVEPNTMTSHIKRIRAKFEAADATFSMIDTVYGKGYRWNGAAQR
- a CDS encoding tetratricopeptide repeat protein — protein: MALLACTVALTPGWAATPGAAAPTATPAKSATTAAPPAVQLERAVGEARQHLALDRPEAVAAALEPLLKSPNVGAAPAEALLRAQAWELLATGQERCGRFDAAHTAHRQAVAAFTTAVGAQDRRTLDARRLLALSLRDVQREDEAERHFRQVLADRLRAQPVDAAAAATDHRLLVEHFLQPRWRLAEAESVLQQAIAWRRQVPGFREEQLVAEWVTLAGLQLNQGRPSDAESVLLRLLERAQADPAAMPDSERLRAHVLLGRVQMRQGRYTLAEQALRQAVDQFERTRLGSRVADLHGAPLQLAEALAHQERLPEAEKLLRIELQRLSGQVRGEFHPRLWPVQRRLGLLLIDLERGSEAEALLRQVAAATTRLRSPRHPETALAEADLASALSDLQRYGDSERLLKRALQSLSQTVGPVSEPVSRLRVQLANMYLEWGRFGAAASTFRAELQAVQARLGPRHPEVATTQSQLAIALMRQGRLADAAVLLRQALVIREAQQPPVPAQVAETLGWLGQVYMDADDLARAEEILQRALALRRQLATHRHDAAVLTVQGHLAGVWSLSGKLDASEAMLREAIASAEALNPTDPFRIPNLLVGQAGNLRRKGDFAGARALVERALQVRQQALGTESGQTAIVETALARILTAMGQPQEARARLGHAIAVFDRSDDLRETPFMARARLRLAEALRAEGRPAEARKEAATALRLFERAYGPRHDDSNEARKLQPPGRGPCGPPVTSVRQAGGRRLATMRPFPRSPAAVRVPRPRRRQAR